In the Leptolyngbya sp. SIO1E4 genome, one interval contains:
- a CDS encoding GNAT family N-acetyltransferase: protein MQVDITTWYLEMLDSGQLRPKRIEHPHMTIQRAEHPCPEFSRFLYASVGGNWYWCDRLSWTHERWLAYLDRPAVETWVAYVAGTPAGFIELEAQPKDNVEIACFGLLPQFIGQGLGGYLLTKGTQRAWEMGANRVWVHTCSLDGPYAFKNYQSRGFMLYDTQISAAELPEHPLGPWPGA from the coding sequence ATGCAGGTTGACATTACGACCTGGTATTTAGAGATGCTCGATTCGGGACAGTTGCGTCCAAAGCGGATCGAGCATCCTCATATGACTATTCAACGAGCAGAGCACCCTTGTCCAGAATTCAGCCGTTTTCTCTACGCCAGCGTGGGGGGAAACTGGTACTGGTGCGATCGCCTTTCTTGGACCCATGAGCGCTGGCTAGCCTACCTAGATCGCCCGGCTGTGGAAACCTGGGTGGCCTATGTGGCGGGAACGCCGGCTGGCTTTATCGAATTAGAGGCCCAACCGAAAGACAATGTCGAAATTGCCTGCTTTGGACTGTTGCCTCAGTTCATTGGGCAGGGCTTGGGCGGTTATTTGCTGACTAAGGGCACGCAGCGAGCCTGGGAAATGGGGGCAAACCGAGTGTGGGTTCACACCTGCAGCCTGGATGGCCCCTATGCTTTCAAAAATTACCAGTCACGGGGATTCATGCTCTACGACACCCAAATATCGGCCGCAGAACTGCCAGAGCATCCCCTGGGCCCCTGGCCAGGCGCTTAA
- a CDS encoding PLP-dependent aminotransferase family protein has product MNITPIELSRDQILYEQVASRLQGLITEGTLKPGDRLPSVRKLREQLSVSTSTVLEAYRLLEDRGLIMARPQSGYYVKKTALSLPQEPALTMPPRQACEIDTDLAFQIFVTMRDPNMTQLGVALPAMELLPLAQLNRLTGRILRENPELAHAYGTPMRCEILRSEFAKRMLDAGCSVPPDQLVVTNGAMEAIYLSLQALTQPGDTIAVESPTYVGVLEAMKTLQLKAFTLPTHPREGISLPHLEDALQNGEVKACLLVSNFSNPLGSCMKDVKKKRLMELFNQYDVPLIEDDVYGDLYFEGTRPKAIKAFDTEDRVLYCSSVSKTLSPGMRVGWCAGGRYHPRISKMKSIINLGTAIAPQLTVSAFLSNGGYDRHLRQLRRAYQAQMSRMQQAIYDYFPVETCVSRPNGGHVLWVEMPKGFDTLRLYREALEHHIGIAPGVMFSASGKCYGNCFRLNTAVPWSETLDQAMQTLGHLAKRQLAELLLRDSHL; this is encoded by the coding sequence ATGAATATTACGCCTATCGAACTTTCCCGCGATCAGATCTTGTACGAGCAAGTTGCCAGCCGTCTGCAGGGGCTGATCACTGAAGGGACTCTGAAACCGGGCGATCGCTTACCCTCCGTGCGCAAACTCCGCGAACAGCTTTCTGTCAGTACCTCAACAGTCCTAGAAGCCTATCGTCTGCTAGAGGATAGGGGCCTCATTATGGCCCGTCCTCAATCTGGTTATTACGTCAAAAAAACCGCCCTGAGCCTCCCCCAAGAACCCGCACTCACGATGCCCCCCCGCCAAGCCTGTGAGATCGACACTGACCTGGCTTTTCAGATCTTTGTCACCATGCGGGATCCCAACATGACTCAGCTAGGCGTAGCGCTGCCTGCCATGGAACTCCTGCCTCTGGCGCAGCTCAATCGCTTGACGGGCAGAATTCTACGAGAAAATCCTGAATTAGCGCATGCCTACGGCACTCCGATGCGATGTGAGATACTGCGCTCAGAATTTGCCAAGCGGATGTTAGACGCAGGCTGTTCTGTCCCTCCAGATCAGCTTGTCGTCACCAACGGAGCCATGGAAGCCATTTATCTTTCCTTGCAAGCTCTGACTCAACCAGGGGACACGATCGCGGTTGAATCCCCCACCTATGTGGGGGTGCTAGAAGCTATGAAAACCCTACAGCTCAAAGCCTTTACCCTACCCACACATCCCCGTGAAGGCATTAGTCTCCCACATTTAGAAGACGCGCTACAAAACGGAGAGGTCAAAGCGTGCCTGCTGGTGTCTAATTTCAGCAACCCCCTCGGCAGCTGCATGAAAGATGTCAAGAAGAAACGGTTAATGGAATTGTTCAACCAGTATGACGTTCCCTTAATCGAAGATGACGTCTACGGAGATTTATATTTTGAAGGCACCCGCCCTAAAGCGATCAAAGCATTTGATACGGAAGACCGAGTGCTGTATTGCTCCTCGGTGAGTAAGACCTTATCCCCTGGGATGCGGGTTGGGTGGTGTGCCGGGGGGCGCTACCATCCAAGGATTTCCAAAATGAAATCCATCATTAATCTGGGCACCGCCATTGCCCCTCAACTAACTGTCTCGGCATTTCTTTCTAATGGCGGATACGATCGCCATCTGCGCCAATTACGCCGTGCCTACCAAGCTCAAATGAGCCGTATGCAACAGGCAATCTATGACTATTTCCCCGTAGAAACCTGCGTTAGTCGCCCCAATGGTGGCCATGTGCTGTGGGTAGAAATGCCAAAAGGGTTTGACACCCTGCGGCTGTATCGAGAGGCCTTAGAGCATCATATTGGCATTGCTCCAGGCGTAATGTTTTCAGCCTCTGGCAAGTGTTATGGCAACTGTTTTCGGCTGAATACGGCAGTTCCCTGGTCAGAAACATTAGACCAAGCCATGCAAACCTTAGGGCATTTAGCAAAGAGACAGTTAGCTGAACTTTTACTCCGGGATAGTCATCTTTAG
- the cbiE gene encoding precorrin-6y C5,15-methyltransferase (decarboxylating) subunit CbiE has protein sequence MTPIQVVGVGLDGAAGLPAAIQQLIYQAVVLAGSDRPLSYFPDHPGQRWPLKGLEARLKAHLETSNPGVVVVLTSGDPLFFGLGRQLLQRLPADAITFHPHLSSVQLAFSRLKLPWQEAALVSAHGRSLDRLESCLKTGADPIAVLTDPTHTPGAIARFIQALDLPTPYQLWVCENLGGPEERIQEFSPTAVLESEIAFSPLTIVVLTRLAAPPVLETLPLFGIPDRYFFSFRDRPGLITKRAVRVLILGELTLQPQQVFWDIGAGTGSVSVEVARLAPASQIWAIEKTAAGSELIRQNARRFATPQINVIQGQAPEALANLPAPDRVFIGGSSGQLPKILDFCHPQLLPGGVIVVALATLENLAEMMQWLAQRPNWQGQFQQVSLSLSVAVGPLTRWTPLNPVTLVRLTRRHL, from the coding sequence GTGACCCCGATTCAGGTGGTGGGCGTTGGGCTCGATGGTGCCGCTGGGTTACCCGCTGCAATTCAACAGCTGATCTATCAAGCGGTTGTGCTGGCAGGGAGCGATCGCCCCCTCAGCTATTTCCCCGATCATCCTGGCCAACGCTGGCCGCTAAAAGGGTTAGAAGCTCGTCTGAAAGCTCATCTAGAGACATCTAACCCCGGCGTGGTGGTGGTTCTCACCTCGGGAGATCCGCTGTTTTTTGGGTTAGGTCGGCAGCTGCTGCAACGTTTGCCAGCAGACGCTATTACCTTTCATCCTCACCTGAGTTCGGTGCAGTTGGCCTTTAGTCGCCTGAAGCTGCCCTGGCAGGAAGCAGCCTTGGTCAGTGCCCATGGGCGATCGCTGGATCGTCTAGAATCCTGTCTGAAAACTGGCGCAGATCCGATCGCGGTGTTGACCGACCCGACCCACACGCCCGGGGCGATTGCCCGCTTTATTCAAGCCCTGGATTTACCGACCCCTTATCAGCTCTGGGTCTGCGAAAACTTAGGCGGCCCGGAAGAGCGGATACAAGAATTTTCCCCAACGGCGGTTCTAGAATCAGAAATCGCTTTCTCGCCCTTAACTATCGTTGTCTTAACCCGATTGGCTGCGCCTCCGGTTCTAGAAACGTTGCCCCTATTTGGGATTCCTGATCGGTATTTTTTCAGCTTTCGCGATCGCCCTGGATTGATCACCAAACGAGCTGTGCGGGTGCTCATTTTAGGGGAACTCACCCTCCAGCCCCAGCAAGTATTCTGGGATATTGGCGCAGGAACAGGCAGCGTCAGTGTAGAAGTGGCCCGGCTGGCCCCTGCAAGTCAGATTTGGGCGATCGAAAAAACAGCTGCAGGCAGCGAACTCATTCGGCAAAATGCCCGCCGATTTGCCACCCCGCAAATTAACGTCATTCAGGGGCAAGCCCCTGAGGCTTTGGCTAACTTACCAGCTCCAGACCGAGTATTTATCGGTGGCAGCAGCGGTCAGCTCCCTAAGATTCTGGATTTCTGTCATCCGCAGCTCTTACCTGGAGGCGTCATTGTTGTTGCCCTTGCCACCCTCGAAAACCTGGCTGAAATGATGCAGTGGCTGGCGCAACGGCCAAATTGGCAAGGGCAGTTCCAGCAGGTTAGCCTTTCACTCTCCGTGGCAGTCGGCCCCTTAACTCGATGGACTCCTCTAAACCCCGTTACCCTTGTGCGCCTTACCCGTAGGCACCTTTAG
- the rbsK gene encoding ribokinase, with amino-acid sequence MAILVFGSLNMDLVVQAPRLPIPGETLLGDHFNTIPGGKGANQAVAAARQHIHTLMVGRVGADSFGHELRHQLATDRVDIDGVQVDPEAHTGVAAIAVSSQGENNIVVVPGANGRVDGSDLERLQGLLPQAKLLLMQFEIPLPIVTAAAKMAHAAGVTVILDPAPAQAIDADTGYRHIHILTPNQVEAAQLVGFPVNTVETALAAASVLRQRGVETALIKLGSQGVIGATADGTFHVPAFPVTVVDTVAAGDAFNGGLAVALHDGKALKEAVIWASATAALSVTQAGAQPSLPQRSQVEAFLTST; translated from the coding sequence ATGGCAATTCTTGTGTTCGGTAGCCTCAATATGGATTTAGTGGTTCAGGCTCCCCGCTTGCCCATTCCGGGTGAAACTCTTTTGGGGGATCACTTCAACACCATTCCAGGGGGTAAGGGGGCCAACCAGGCTGTGGCCGCTGCCCGGCAGCATATTCATACCCTGATGGTTGGGCGCGTGGGTGCAGATAGCTTTGGCCATGAACTGCGTCACCAGTTAGCGACAGATCGCGTTGATATTGATGGCGTGCAGGTTGATCCCGAGGCCCATACGGGGGTTGCTGCGATCGCCGTCTCCAGCCAGGGAGAGAACAATATCGTCGTCGTTCCTGGCGCGAATGGTCGAGTAGATGGGAGCGATCTGGAGCGCTTACAGGGGCTGCTGCCTCAGGCAAAGCTATTGCTTATGCAGTTTGAAATTCCTCTCCCCATCGTGACTGCGGCTGCAAAAATGGCCCATGCAGCAGGGGTCACGGTCATTCTAGACCCAGCACCGGCGCAAGCGATTGATGCTGACACCGGGTATCGTCATATCCACATCCTCACCCCGAATCAGGTTGAAGCTGCCCAGCTAGTGGGATTTCCCGTCAATACTGTTGAAACCGCTCTAGCGGCAGCCAGCGTCCTCCGACAGCGCGGTGTCGAAACTGCCCTGATCAAACTCGGCAGTCAAGGCGTCATTGGGGCCACAGCTGACGGAACCTTCCACGTTCCGGCCTTTCCGGTAACGGTGGTAGATACCGTTGCCGCAGGGGATGCCTTTAATGGAGGACTTGCCGTGGCCCTCCATGATGGCAAAGCTCTGAAAGAGGCCGTTATCTGGGCTTCGGCAACGGCTGCATTGTCTGTTACCCAAGCGGGCGCGCAACCGTCATTACCTCAGCGCTCTCAGGTTGAAGCGTTTCTAACGTCAACTTAG
- a CDS encoding pentapeptide repeat-containing protein, which yields MKVITAAALAIAMPLAIAAPTRGETSVSVQQLLTTGACYGCDLSGADLSQAHLIGADLRGADLRGASLREANLEGADLEGANLEGADLTDAFLTNASFRNANLTNVNLTEAELYFVDVAGATIDNVNLTRAEVVGTPISVGGD from the coding sequence TGGCGATCGCGATGCCCCTGGCAATTGCGGCCCCGACGCGGGGAGAAACGTCTGTTTCCGTGCAGCAGTTACTCACAACCGGTGCTTGTTATGGGTGTGATCTATCTGGGGCTGATTTGAGCCAGGCCCACCTCATTGGCGCAGACTTGCGCGGGGCTGATTTACGCGGAGCGAGCTTAAGAGAAGCCAATCTAGAAGGCGCTGACTTGGAAGGGGCTAACTTGGAAGGGGCCGATTTAACGGATGCATTTTTAACCAATGCCAGCTTTCGGAACGCCAATTTGACCAACGTTAATCTGACCGAGGCTGAACTCTACTTTGTAGATGTTGCCGGAGCCACAATCGATAATGTTAATTTGACCCGTGCAGAAGTGGTGGGTACCCCCATCAGCGTTGGCGGCGACTAA
- a CDS encoding alpha/beta fold hydrolase: MINSKAQMGWAVLGAVVAIACKFLSPGQAQPTPAAAPHTPGEIPDPVPVEHYADLPRFESLESCFIQVSETVPHRCGYVVVPADRSQAGGQTLHLGVLVFESQTSPGQPDPVFFAQGGPGGSVMAFADFGQRFQPGWFALPNQDRDLVFFDQRGTEYTRPYLTCSDYSDARVRSAQMGASVEQTAEAIATAIEACAQEWEQQNWDLSVFNSLEIAADIDDIRLALGYDQINFYGASYGTMLGQHLMARYPDMLRSVILDGVFPLSSNWGVDQAHLKQQVLDQVFAACANNANCHAAYPNLQQRVERLYRDLQQRPLSVTLSPLFGEASTEAFSEVPVNGDLLSTVLVDSLYDPQGLVLWPFLVDSIEQGRTDLLSNGFGLSLQSGDAFALLMHFAVVCAEDADFAMADVGLAETGVIAQGYSYLDTRQYLITCDRLNIAPLPPSVDIPVVSELPTLLLSGQFDPATPPSLLPQVLPTLSTAYSYTFANGSHGQLWPDNACAATLFDRFIHSPQSFPEDACLDANALEFYLP; the protein is encoded by the coding sequence ATGATCAATTCTAAAGCTCAGATGGGCTGGGCCGTCTTGGGGGCGGTTGTCGCGATCGCCTGCAAATTCCTATCTCCTGGACAAGCTCAACCTACCCCTGCTGCAGCGCCTCACACTCCCGGTGAAATTCCAGATCCGGTACCGGTCGAGCATTATGCCGACCTGCCTCGATTCGAATCTCTAGAGTCTTGCTTTATTCAGGTCAGTGAGACAGTTCCCCACCGCTGTGGCTATGTGGTGGTGCCTGCAGATCGCAGCCAGGCGGGTGGGCAAACCTTGCATCTGGGCGTTTTAGTTTTCGAAAGTCAGACCTCTCCTGGGCAGCCTGATCCTGTATTTTTTGCCCAGGGCGGCCCGGGGGGATCCGTCATGGCCTTTGCCGATTTTGGTCAGAGATTTCAACCCGGCTGGTTTGCCTTGCCGAACCAAGATCGGGATCTCGTCTTTTTTGATCAGCGCGGCACAGAATACACTCGCCCTTATTTGACCTGTTCTGATTACAGCGATGCCCGCGTTCGGTCAGCTCAAATGGGGGCATCGGTTGAGCAAACTGCCGAGGCGATCGCAACGGCAATTGAGGCCTGTGCTCAAGAATGGGAGCAGCAAAATTGGGATTTATCCGTATTCAACAGCTTGGAAATCGCAGCGGATATCGATGACATTCGACTCGCATTGGGGTACGACCAAATCAACTTTTATGGCGCCTCCTACGGCACCATGCTGGGCCAGCACCTGATGGCCCGCTATCCAGACATGCTGCGGAGTGTCATTCTAGACGGCGTGTTTCCCCTTTCTAGTAACTGGGGGGTAGATCAAGCTCACCTTAAGCAGCAAGTGCTCGACCAGGTGTTTGCTGCCTGTGCCAACAATGCTAATTGCCATGCTGCCTATCCGAATTTGCAGCAGAGGGTAGAGCGCCTCTATCGCGATTTACAACAGCGCCCCCTTAGCGTGACCCTCTCCCCCCTGTTTGGAGAAGCCAGCACAGAGGCGTTCTCTGAAGTGCCGGTAAACGGTGATTTATTGAGTACGGTTCTGGTGGATAGTCTTTATGATCCTCAGGGGCTCGTGCTTTGGCCCTTCTTGGTAGACTCGATCGAGCAAGGCCGTACAGACTTGTTAAGCAATGGATTTGGGCTGTCGCTGCAGTCGGGGGATGCCTTTGCCTTGCTCATGCATTTTGCTGTGGTATGCGCTGAGGATGCTGACTTTGCCATGGCAGACGTAGGGCTTGCCGAAACGGGGGTGATTGCCCAGGGCTATAGCTATCTCGATACCCGTCAGTATTTAATTACCTGCGATCGCCTCAACATCGCCCCCCTGCCCCCGAGCGTAGATATCCCCGTCGTCAGCGAGTTGCCTACGCTACTGTTATCTGGGCAGTTTGACCCTGCTACCCCTCCCAGTCTACTACCCCAGGTTTTGCCCACCCTCAGCACCGCTTACAGCTACACGTTCGCGAATGGCTCCCATGGACAACTCTGGCCTGACAACGCTTGCGCAGCGACTCTGTTCGATCGCTTCATTCACAGCCCGCAGTCCTTTCCAGAAGACGCCTGTTTAGACGCTAACGCCCTAGAGTTTTACCTGCCCTAA
- a CDS encoding nucleoside:proton symporter — translation MLNLLSLVGMAGLCLAAWSGSEDRRRVPWSLIFWGIGIQLVLGLFIFRFPLTRDIVVWLSGLLNALIDASDAGSRFLFGPILVPDLTASVGPQGAGRWIARALTPPFTPVPGDRLGADNLGLGYIFALRGLPQVIFFAAIFNLLYNLGIIQPIVRVFAKFFRVVMNISGAEALAGAANIFVGIESAIAIKPFLLKMTRSELCAILASCFGSIASTVLGLYAGYLRGTFPAIAGHLMSASVLTIPAAFIMAKILVPEKAEPETLGHVPELAELEEDAKTPMDALIVGALDGVKMAVGIAASLIAILGLVALLNLVFTSLASLQGSDFVVLRWMGIAFSVITLDNITGAIFLPLTFLTGVSLDWNELWTASVLIGQRLLKTAIPPYIALADLSAEGALSDRALVIISYVLCGFAHVPSVGIFVGGLSGLVPSRSKDISTLAWKALWAGTLATLMTGCVAGLYFFEGTAVLGR, via the coding sequence ATGCTCAACTTACTTTCACTGGTGGGAATGGCCGGTTTATGCCTGGCGGCCTGGTCGGGATCAGAAGACCGCAGGCGAGTGCCTTGGAGTCTAATTTTTTGGGGAATTGGCATTCAGCTTGTTCTGGGATTATTTATTTTCCGGTTTCCCCTAACCCGCGACATTGTGGTTTGGCTCAGCGGCCTACTTAATGCCTTAATCGACGCTTCAGATGCAGGTTCTCGGTTTTTGTTTGGTCCGATTTTGGTGCCTGACTTAACAGCATCAGTGGGGCCGCAGGGCGCTGGCCGCTGGATTGCCCGGGCTCTGACGCCTCCTTTCACTCCGGTGCCGGGCGATCGCTTGGGGGCCGATAACTTGGGCTTAGGCTATATCTTTGCTTTGCGGGGGCTCCCCCAAGTCATCTTTTTTGCAGCTATCTTCAACTTACTCTACAACCTGGGGATCATTCAGCCCATTGTGCGGGTATTTGCTAAGTTCTTCCGCGTGGTGATGAACATTAGCGGGGCAGAGGCGTTAGCCGGGGCAGCCAATATTTTTGTCGGCATTGAGTCAGCGATCGCCATCAAACCGTTCTTGCTTAAGATGACCCGCAGTGAACTCTGCGCAATTCTGGCCTCTTGCTTTGGGTCCATTGCATCGACGGTGTTGGGCCTTTATGCGGGATATTTACGGGGTACGTTTCCGGCCATTGCGGGTCACTTGATGTCTGCTTCGGTGTTGACGATCCCCGCAGCGTTTATAATGGCCAAAATTCTGGTGCCAGAGAAGGCGGAACCTGAAACCCTGGGGCATGTACCAGAGTTAGCGGAACTTGAAGAAGACGCCAAGACCCCAATGGATGCCCTGATTGTAGGCGCCTTGGATGGGGTCAAAATGGCGGTGGGCATTGCCGCCTCGCTGATTGCGATTTTGGGCTTGGTGGCGTTATTGAACCTGGTGTTTACATCTCTGGCATCTTTGCAGGGCAGCGATTTTGTCGTACTTCGGTGGATGGGCATTGCCTTTAGTGTCATCACCCTGGATAACATTACAGGTGCCATCTTCCTACCGCTCACCTTCCTAACAGGGGTATCCCTCGATTGGAATGAGCTGTGGACCGCTTCAGTATTGATTGGACAACGACTGCTAAAAACAGCCATTCCGCCTTACATTGCCTTGGCTGATTTGTCCGCTGAAGGCGCCTTGAGCGATCGCGCCCTCGTCATCATCAGCTATGTGCTGTGCGGATTTGCCCATGTTCCCTCTGTAGGCATCTTTGTCGGTGGGTTATCCGGGTTAGTGCCCTCCCGCAGTAAAGACATTAGTACTTTGGCGTGGAAAGCCCTGTGGGCAGGAACCCTGGCAACCCTGATGACGGGCTGTGTCGCCGGATTGTATTTCTTCGAAGGGACGGCTGTTCTGGGCCGATAA
- a CDS encoding AbrB family transcriptional regulator — MANTKVDALTGKALLQRVKELSHLTKREKARECGYYTVTKDGQIRVDVTGFYDGLLEARGIMLDPDKGKDGRGREPTYRVSVHKNGQIVIGSTYTQEMGLKSGDEFEIKLGYKHIHLIQLDDENEDE, encoded by the coding sequence ATGGCAAATACGAAAGTAGATGCGCTAACTGGCAAGGCACTACTCCAGAGAGTGAAAGAGCTATCCCACTTAACTAAGCGGGAAAAAGCGAGAGAGTGCGGCTATTACACGGTCACTAAAGATGGACAAATCCGTGTTGATGTAACGGGCTTCTACGACGGATTATTGGAAGCTCGGGGGATTATGTTAGACCCCGACAAGGGTAAAGATGGCCGTGGCCGGGAGCCAACCTACCGAGTGAGTGTTCATAAGAACGGTCAGATCGTGATTGGATCTACCTACACTCAAGAAATGGGGCTTAAGTCTGGAGATGAGTTCGAAATCAAGCTGGGATACAAACATATCCATTTGATCCAGCTTGATGATGAGAACGAAGACGAGTAA
- a CDS encoding CPBP family intramembrane metalloprotease: MLAKAKVLLTVLSFLVVWGAVWAAIAFPIFRKFNWRPFTILSPEKKLALLFPLYLLAPLMVWGANAFLGQSWSTIGLILTVKTVRSLIYGWGIAIVGLLLLLLLKTTLRLVTAKTGDDPTPPERTPPQSLLTLLGLLVLALWIGGIEELVFRGWIQTQLEITFIPWIAATISSTLFAMAHLIWDGRPGLWQQPGLWILGWVLVIARWADGGSLALAWGLHAGWVWGLACMGKFLQLQPADQKPTWLVGLPDQPLTSVLDLALMGATAGLVWWSWLA, from the coding sequence ATGCTTGCTAAGGCAAAAGTACTGTTAACGGTTCTCTCATTTCTGGTGGTTTGGGGGGCCGTTTGGGCAGCGATCGCCTTTCCGATATTCAGAAAGTTCAACTGGCGACCCTTTACTATCCTCTCGCCCGAAAAAAAGCTAGCGCTTCTGTTTCCACTCTATTTGCTAGCTCCTCTGATGGTCTGGGGAGCTAACGCTTTCCTGGGGCAATCCTGGAGCACAATCGGCTTAATCCTGACAGTCAAAACTGTGCGATCGCTCATTTATGGATGGGGGATTGCGATCGTAGGCTTACTATTATTACTATTGCTGAAAACCACACTTCGATTAGTCACTGCCAAAACCGGGGATGACCCTACCCCCCCTGAGCGAACGCCCCCTCAAAGCCTCCTCACTCTATTGGGGCTCTTAGTGTTGGCTCTATGGATTGGCGGCATTGAAGAACTGGTCTTTCGAGGTTGGATACAAACCCAGTTAGAAATCACGTTTATTCCCTGGATAGCTGCCACCATTAGCAGCACCTTGTTTGCCATGGCCCACCTGATTTGGGATGGACGCCCTGGCCTTTGGCAGCAACCAGGGTTATGGATATTGGGCTGGGTGTTGGTGATAGCTCGGTGGGCAGACGGGGGCAGTTTAGCCCTAGCGTGGGGGCTGCATGCTGGATGGGTGTGGGGATTGGCCTGCATGGGTAAATTTCTGCAACTTCAGCCTGCAGATCAAAAGCCGACTTGGCTAGTCGGGCTTCCCGATCAGCCCTTAACTAGCGTGTTAGACCTGGCCCTGATGGGGGCAACGGCAGGGCTGGTTTGGTGGAGCTGGTTGGCCTAA